The proteins below come from a single Fodinicurvata sp. EGI_FJ10296 genomic window:
- a CDS encoding DUF3576 domain-containing protein — MTRKLLAALAVIGLLPVLTACGMDMSPRGDTRTPEEIERDEGGLLFGDALTFSTDPGRSRNAGPASIGVNSDLWQATLDTVSFMPIDQADPFGGVVITDWYSGPETPNERIRVNVAILDSSLRSDAITVGTLRQVRANGGWADAPVDPQTARQLENAILERALQLRQSRG; from the coding sequence ATGACCCGAAAACTGCTCGCTGCCCTGGCCGTGATCGGCCTTTTGCCCGTTCTGACGGCGTGCGGCATGGACATGTCGCCCCGCGGCGACACCCGGACACCGGAAGAGATCGAGCGTGACGAGGGGGGGCTTCTGTTCGGGGATGCCCTGACCTTCAGCACGGATCCGGGCCGGTCGCGCAATGCCGGTCCCGCCTCCATCGGCGTCAACAGCGATCTCTGGCAGGCGACGCTGGATACCGTCTCGTTCATGCCGATCGATCAGGCCGATCCGTTCGGCGGCGTCGTGATCACTGATTGGTATTCCGGGCCCGAAACCCCGAATGAGCGGATTCGCGTGAACGTTGCCATCCTCGACAGCAGCTTGCGGTCGGACGCGATCACGGTCGGCACGCTGCGTCAGGTGCGCGCCAACGGCGGTTGGGCTGACGCCCCCGTCGACCCGCAGACCGCGCGCCAGCTTGAAAACGCCATTCTGGAACGCGCGCTGCAACTCCGCCAGTCTCGCGGCTGA
- a CDS encoding porin: MTKSLLAASALLTVALSANQAAAQMEVSVGGQLDFEAGAAMSDDIGATGSAGIEGAYLLDTFGLDAPGSVQDKQESLDEITGAGLSAALDEDDGFAGADYNPGAESVAATDAERSGDFRNRADNVTISVSNTVDNGLTYGGSYNILKGETNASAQLFLSGAFGTVRMGDWDAAANELGIGSPSAGTGGFDGNWGDYVFNAGIIDTGTAGADGTNITYLTSGTALDDSGVTLGLSYTPQTGSNDWTIARNNEDGFQDAVSAAVQYQGEFSGVSLSGSAGYEFGTSNERDTFRIWQPGTNLNDVDADGNPVNDLEFSSQNLSAFQLGANLGVGGFTVGAQYVDNRDSGKPSGSTDRTWSVGATYTVGPWGFGINYADAEEKVSVSRDADNGASFTVSERVVGLGGSYSVAPGLDILSDLTHFRSDWTSTRRAAGNEDSLSLDNAGWVGLVSTRLSF, encoded by the coding sequence GTGACAAAATCTTTGCTTGCGGCATCCGCCCTGCTCACCGTCGCCCTGTCGGCGAACCAGGCAGCGGCACAGATGGAAGTCTCCGTCGGCGGCCAACTCGACTTCGAAGCCGGCGCGGCCATGAGCGACGACATCGGCGCCACCGGCAGTGCCGGGATTGAAGGCGCGTATCTTCTGGATACATTCGGCCTTGACGCCCCCGGATCGGTTCAGGACAAGCAAGAGTCCCTGGACGAAATCACAGGTGCCGGCCTATCTGCAGCGCTGGATGAAGACGACGGATTCGCCGGTGCCGACTACAATCCGGGCGCGGAATCAGTTGCCGCCACCGACGCCGAGCGCAGCGGCGACTTCCGTAATCGCGCGGACAACGTAACGATCAGTGTGTCGAACACGGTGGACAACGGCCTGACCTATGGCGGCTCCTACAATATTCTGAAGGGCGAGACCAACGCGTCTGCGCAGCTTTTCCTGTCGGGTGCCTTCGGTACCGTGCGCATGGGCGACTGGGACGCCGCCGCCAACGAACTGGGCATCGGCAGCCCCTCGGCCGGCACTGGCGGGTTCGACGGCAACTGGGGCGATTATGTCTTCAACGCCGGCATCATCGACACCGGCACGGCCGGGGCTGACGGTACCAACATTACGTATCTGACCTCCGGCACGGCGCTGGACGATTCTGGCGTGACGCTGGGTCTGTCCTATACGCCGCAGACCGGTTCCAACGATTGGACGATTGCCCGCAACAACGAAGACGGCTTCCAGGACGCCGTGTCGGCGGCCGTGCAGTATCAGGGCGAGTTCAGTGGCGTTTCGCTTTCCGGCAGCGCCGGTTACGAGTTCGGCACTTCGAATGAACGCGATACCTTCCGCATCTGGCAGCCGGGTACCAACCTCAACGACGTCGACGCGGACGGCAATCCGGTCAACGATCTCGAATTTTCCAGCCAGAACCTCAGCGCCTTTCAACTGGGTGCCAATCTGGGCGTCGGCGGGTTTACGGTTGGCGCGCAGTATGTCGACAATCGGGATTCCGGCAAGCCGAGCGGGTCGACCGACCGCACCTGGAGCGTCGGTGCCACATACACCGTTGGACCCTGGGGCTTTGGTATCAACTATGCCGATGCTGAAGAAAAAGTCAGCGTCAGCCGCGACGCCGACAACGGCGCGTCGTTCACGGTCAGTGAACGTGTCGTCGGTCTGGGTGGGTCCTATAGCGTCGCGCCGGGTCTCGACATTCTCAGCGACCTGACCCATTTCCGCAGCGACTGGACGTCCACGCGGCGGGCGGCGGGCAACGAGGACTCGCTGTCCCTGGACAATGCCGGCTGGGTCGGCCTGGTGTCGACGCGTCTCAGTTTCTGA